In one window of Mercurialis annua linkage group LG4, ddMerAnnu1.2, whole genome shotgun sequence DNA:
- the LOC130015426 gene encoding protein FIP2-like produces MISSSTSTSRRVPPPCWTHQETVALVEAYRDKWFSVNRGNLRSADWDAVAAAVAESSHVPADPPKSSLQCRHKIEKLRKRYRMEKKRCLDHPGRFFSSWDLFPLLDAMAIGSSPGSKRCRTKDDSKKFSSHSAIDEGFDNSDDDDDLDVDQNLIVRANKYGRIDDRAYFDGNIGSSGDLGGEFRMKNTAFDVNNSVSVAFRPKDFNNGNVVNGKLIRKSSPKFGSEVHCRTERRGQFGEHIAANNGLVSQLPPPPIFRQRNFCNTDGNSRFDGNNSRASNGYSGVRKNGTDNVNAKEVADPFAELVSAIRLSTDNFVKVEKMKMEMAMEMEKVRMETMLTHNQMILESQQQIVNVFAKTILEKKEKRRKRKEMEVVLPCQDKNGEIQVAAADSESIGRSGIAKDEREGGSGES; encoded by the coding sequence ATGATCTCCTCCTCCACCTCCACCTCTCGCCGTGTTCCGCCTCCTTGCTGGACCCACCAAGAAACTGTTGCTCTCGTCGAAGCTTACCGTGACAAATGGTTCTCCGTTAACCGCGGTAATCTCCGCTCCGCTGATTGGGATGCTGTTGCCGCTGCTGTTGCTGAGTCTTCTCATGTTCCAGCCGACCCGCCTAAGTCTTCCTTACAGTGCCGGCATAAGATTGAGAAACTGAGGAAACGGTACCGTATGGAGAAGAAGCGGTGTCTTGATCATCCTGGTAGGTTTTTCTCTTCTTGGGATTTGTTTCCTTTGTTGGATGCTATGGCTATTGGCTCTTCTCCTGGATCTAAACGATGTCGTACTAAGGATGATAGTAAGAAATTTAGCAGTCATAGTGCAATTGACGAGGGTTTTGATAATtcggatgatgatgatgatttgGATGTGGATCAAAATTTGATTGTTAGGGCTAATAAATATGGTAGAATTGATGATAGGGCTTATTTTGATGGTAATATTGGTTCTTCTGGTGATTTAGGAGGTGAATTTCGCATGAAAAACACTGCTTTTGATGTGAATAATTCCGTTTCTGTGGCGTTTAGGCCGAAAGATTTCAATAATGGGAATGTTGTTAATGGTAAACTCATTAGGAAGTCTAGCCCTAAGTTTGGAAGTGAAGTACATTGCAGAACTGAGAGAAGAGGTCAGTTTGGAGAACATATTGCTGCTAATAATGGTTTGGTTTCGCAGCTTCCTCCCCCTCCGATATTCAGACAACGAAACTTTTGCAACACTGATGGAAATTCTAGGTTTGATGGTAATAATTCTAGGGCTTCGAATGGTTACAGTGGTGTCAGGAAGAATGGCACTGATAATGTTAATGCCAAGGAAGTTGCTGATCCGTTTGCAGAGCTAGTGTCAGCAATTAGGTTATCCACTGATAATTTTGTCAAGGTAGAGAAGATGAAGATGGAAATGGCAATGGAGATGGAGAAAGTAAGGATGGAGACTATGTTGACGCATAACCAGATGATACTCGAGTCTCAGCAACAGATTGTAAACGTGTTTGCAAAAACCATATTGGAAAAGAAGGAGAAAAGGAGGAAGAGGAAAGAAATGGAAGTGGTATTGCCTTGTCAAGATAAAAATGGAGAGATTCAAGTTGCAGCAGCTGACAGTGAAAGCATAGGCAGAAGCGGTATTGCTAAAGATGAACGTGAAGGTGGTTCCGGTGAATCTTGA
- the LOC126678609 gene encoding germin-like protein 9-3, with amino-acid sequence MGKLCSYISIALILVMQNAIFANAEDPDILKDFLVPPSLDPNTITRQYFTFTGFRPLRKANLTGKTTALVTKATIKEFPALEGQGVSVAAIMYPPSGMNLPHIHPRASELLVVLLGILEVGFVDTTNKLFTQTIQAPDMFIFPKGLVHFQVNLRNDSIAYALGVFGGASAGTVSLPGTLFGSGISAEILAKAFKTDANTISKLIDANKLN; translated from the coding sequence ATGGGAAAACTTTGCAGTTACATATCTATTGCTCTCATCCTTGTAATGCAAAACGCAATTTTTGCAAATGCAGAAGATCCTGATATCCTGAAAGATTTCCTGGTACCACCTAGCCTTGATCCCAACACCATTACAAGGCAATATTTCACCTTCACAGGCTTTAGACCTCTCAGGAAAGCCAACCTGACTGGCAAAACTACAGCGTTAGTGACAAAAGCGACAATAAAAGAATTTCCCGCCCTGGAAGGCCAAGGAGTATCAGTTGCAGCAATAATGTACCCTCCTTCAGGAATGAACCTTCCGCATATTCATCCGAGAGCATCTGAGCTGCTAGTAGTCCTCTTAGGGATCTTAGAAGTTGGATTTGTCGACACGACAAACAAGCTTTTTACGCAGACTATTCAGGCTCCTGACATGTTCATTTTTCCAAAAGGACTTGTTCATTTTCAGGTGAATCTGAGAAATGATTCTATTGCTTATGCTCTTGGAGTATTCGGAGGTGCCAGCGCCGGAACGGTTTCGTTGCCTGGTACTCTTTTCGGAAGTGGAATATCTGCAGAAATACTTGCCAAGGCTTTCAAAACTGATGCTAATACCATATCCAAGCTAATTGACGCAAATAAGTTGAACTGA
- the LOC126676827 gene encoding uncharacterized protein LOC126676827 yields MKLSMSSTASRRVPPPCWTHQETLALIGAYRDKWFSVNRGNLRSPDWDAVAASVAESSPVPADPPKSSLQCRHKIEKLRKRYRMEKKRCLDHPGRFFSSWDLFPLLDAMAIGSSPGSKRCRVDDRTGDDRKLLKKSRGNSVIDEGFEQPDDEDELGVDQDLIFRSNKYGRADYFDGNVAATGVDLGSEFRMKNPVLDVNNSVSVAFRPKDFNSGHVVNAKLINPDVDYHHDFIKMENSQVPRVKAYSNANYRNVVEGGDGYVGFPLKTLGDVPTGFNPKIYRKTEERKSSHKLVSEVHYRTEKRGQFGENAVANHGSVSQLLPAPIFRQKNFINVDGNPKFDVNNSKASGGNGDFRKSGAENSNVKEVTDSFAELVSAIRLSTENFVKVEKMKMEMAMEMEKVRMETMLKHNQMILESQQQIVNTFAKTIMEKKEKKKKRKEMEELLPCRDKNGEIQVAATDSESIGRSGIAKEEIEGGLPES; encoded by the coding sequence ATGAAATTATCCATGTCTTCCACCGCCTCCCGCCGCGTCCCTCCTCCCTGCTGGACCCACCAGGAAACCCTCGCTCTCATCGGAGCTTACCGCGACAAATGGTTCTCCGTCAACCGCGGGAATTTGCGCTCCCCTGATTGGGATGCTGTTGCTGCTTCTGTCGCTGAGTCCTCTCCTGTCCCGGCTGACCCGCCTAAGTCTTCCTTACAGTGCCGGCATAAGATCGAGAAGCTGAGGAAACGGTATCGTATGGAGAAGAAGCGGTGTCTTGATCATCCTGGTAGGTTTTTCTCTTCTTGGGATTTGTTTCCTTTGTTGGACGCTATGGCTATTGGCTCCTCTCCTGGATCTAAACGCTGTCGTGTTGATGACCGTACTGGTGACGATAGGAAATTGTTAAAGAAATCTAGGGGTAATAGTGTAATTGATGAGGGTTTTGAACAGCCTGATGATGAGGATGAGTTGGGTGTGGATCAAGATTTGATTTTTAGGTCTAATAAATATGGTAGAGCTGATTATTTTGATGGTAATGTTGCTGCTACTGGTGTTGATTTAGGGAGTGAATTTCGCATGAAAAATCCGGTTTTGGATGTCAATAATTCTGTCTCTGTTGCATTTAGGCCTAAAGATTTCAATAGTGGACATGTTGTTAATGCTAAACTTATAAATCCTGATGTTGATTATCATcatgattttattaaaatggAAAATTCTCAAGTTCCGAGAGTGAAAGCTTATTCTAACGCTAACTATCGGAATGTTGTTGAGGGCGGTGATGGGTATGTCGGGTTTCCTTTGAAAACATTAGGTGATGTGCCTACAGGGTTTAACCCTAAGATTTATAGAAAGACTGAGGAGAGGAAGTCTAGTCATAAGCTTGTGAGTGAAGTGCATTACAGGACTGAGAAAAGAGGTCAGTTTGGAGAAAATGCTGTTGCCAATCATGGTTCGGTTTCACAGTTGCTTCCAGCTCCTATATTCAGGCAAAAGAACTTTATCAACGTTGATGGAAATCCTAAGTTTGATGTTAATAATTCTAAGGCTTCCGGTGGTAACGGTGATTTTAGGAAGAGTGGCGCTGAAAATAGTAATGTCAAGGAAGTGACTGATTCGTTTGCTGAGCTAGTTTCAGCGATTAGGCTGTCCACGGAAAATTTTGTCAAGGTAGAGAAGATGAAGATGGAAATGGCAATGGAAATGGAGAAAGTGAGGATGGAGACGATGTTGAAGCATAACCAGATGATACTCGAGTCACAACAGCAGATCGTAAACACCTTTGCGAAAACAATCATggaaaagaaggaaaaaaagaagaagaggaaagAAATGGAAGAGTTATTGCCCTGTCGAGACAAAAATGGAGAGATTCAAGTTGCTGCAACCGACAGTGAAAGCATTGGCAGAAGTGGTATTGCTAAAGAAGAAATCGAAGGTGGTTTGCCTGAATCTTGA